From Solwaraspora sp. WMMD1047, the proteins below share one genomic window:
- a CDS encoding 2-oxoacid:acceptor oxidoreductase subunit alpha, with amino-acid sequence MTKQVRQLDRVVIRFAGDSGDGMQLTGDRFTSETAQLGNDISTLPNFPAEIRAPAGTLPGVSSFQVHFADYDILTPGDAPNVLVAMNPAALKANLADLPRGADIIVNTDEFTRRNLAKVGYQVSPLEDGSLDGYVLHPVALTSMTVGALAEFAVSKKDAERAKNMFALGLLSWMYSRPYGSTIRFLERKFATRPELVAANTAAFKAGWNFGETTEDFGVRYEVKPAKMPAGTYRNITGNAALSLGLVAAGVRSRLPVFLGAYPITPASDILHELSKHKRFGVTTMQAEDEIAAIGAALGAAYGGALGVTTTSGPGVALKGETISLAVALELPLVIVDVQRAGPSTGMPTKTEQADLNMALFGRHGEAPVAVVAPRSPSDCFHAAIEAARIALTYRTPVLLLSDNYVANGSEPWLLPEVDSLPDLRVEFATAPNSEDGSTFLPYLRDPQTLARPWAIPGTAGLEHRIGGLEKADKTGDISYDPANHDFMVRTRAARIESIPVPDVEVEDPDGDARLLVLGWGSTYGPIGAACRGLRQRGLPVAQAHLRHLAPLPANLGEVLASYDKVVIPEMNLGQLGHVIRARYLVDAIGYNQVRGLPFTAAELETMLEEVVKNA; translated from the coding sequence GTGACCAAGCAGGTCCGGCAGCTGGATCGGGTGGTAATCCGGTTCGCTGGTGACTCCGGCGACGGCATGCAGCTCACCGGTGATCGGTTCACCTCGGAAACCGCACAGCTCGGCAACGACATCTCGACCCTGCCGAACTTCCCCGCGGAGATCAGGGCGCCGGCCGGCACCCTGCCCGGGGTCTCCAGCTTCCAGGTGCACTTCGCCGACTACGACATCCTCACCCCGGGCGACGCACCGAACGTCCTGGTGGCGATGAACCCGGCCGCACTGAAGGCGAACCTGGCGGACCTGCCGCGCGGCGCCGACATCATCGTCAACACCGACGAGTTCACCCGGCGCAACCTGGCCAAGGTGGGCTACCAGGTGAGCCCGCTGGAGGACGGTTCGCTGGACGGCTACGTCCTGCACCCGGTCGCGCTGACCTCGATGACGGTGGGCGCGCTCGCCGAGTTCGCGGTGTCGAAGAAGGACGCCGAGCGGGCCAAGAACATGTTCGCCCTCGGCCTGCTCTCCTGGATGTACTCCCGCCCGTACGGCTCGACGATCCGGTTCCTGGAGCGCAAGTTCGCCACCCGGCCGGAGCTGGTCGCCGCCAACACGGCCGCCTTCAAGGCGGGCTGGAACTTCGGCGAGACGACCGAGGACTTCGGCGTCCGGTACGAGGTCAAGCCGGCCAAGATGCCGGCCGGCACCTACCGCAACATCACCGGCAACGCCGCGCTCTCGCTCGGGTTGGTGGCCGCCGGGGTACGGTCGCGGCTGCCGGTCTTCCTGGGCGCGTACCCGATCACGCCGGCCTCGGACATCCTGCACGAACTGAGCAAGCACAAGCGGTTCGGCGTGACCACCATGCAGGCCGAGGACGAGATCGCCGCGATCGGCGCGGCGCTGGGCGCGGCGTACGGCGGCGCGCTGGGGGTGACCACCACCAGCGGACCGGGGGTCGCGCTCAAGGGCGAGACCATCTCGCTGGCCGTCGCGCTGGAGCTGCCGCTGGTCATCGTCGACGTGCAGCGGGCCGGCCCGTCCACCGGGATGCCGACCAAGACCGAGCAGGCCGACCTGAACATGGCGCTGTTCGGCCGGCACGGGGAGGCGCCGGTGGCGGTGGTGGCACCCCGCTCGCCGTCGGACTGCTTCCACGCCGCCATCGAGGCGGCCCGGATCGCGCTCACCTACCGCACGCCGGTGCTGCTGCTGTCGGACAACTACGTGGCCAACGGCTCCGAGCCGTGGCTGCTGCCGGAGGTCGACTCCCTGCCGGACCTGCGGGTCGAGTTCGCCACCGCGCCCAACAGCGAGGACGGCAGCACCTTCCTGCCGTACCTTCGCGACCCGCAGACGCTGGCCCGGCCGTGGGCGATCCCCGGCACCGCCGGCCTGGAGCACCGGATCGGCGGCCTGGAGAAGGCCGACAAGACCGGCGACATCTCGTACGACCCGGCGAACCACGATTTCATGGTGCGGACCCGGGCGGCCCGGATCGAGTCGATCCCGGTGCCCGACGTCGAGGTCGAGGATCCCGACGGGGACGCCCGGCTGCTGGTGCTCGGTTGGGGCTCCACCTACGGCCCGATCGGCGCCGCCTGCCGGGGGTTGCGCCAGCGTGGCCTGCCGGTGGCCCAGGCGCACCTGCGCCACCTGGCGCCGCTGCCGGCCAACCTCGGCGAGGTGCTCGCCTCCTACGACAAGGTGGTGATCCCGGAGATGAACCTCGGTCAGCTCGGCCACGTCATCCGGGCCCGCTACCTGGTCGACGCGATCGGATACAACCAGGTCCGCGGCCTGCCGTTCACCGCCGCGGAGCTGGAGACCATGCTGGAAGAGGTCGTCAAGAATGCCTGA
- a CDS encoding 2-oxoacid:ferredoxin oxidoreductase subunit beta, whose protein sequence is MPEPVAVKLTAKDFKSDQEVRWCPGCGDYAILAAVQSFMPELQIPRERIVFVSGIGCSSRFPYYMNTYGLHSIHGRAPAIATGLSVSRPDLSVWVVTGDGDALSIGGNHLIHALRRNVNFKILLFNNRIYGLTKGQYSPTSEVGKITKSTPVGSADAPFNPLSLALGAEATFVARTIDSDRKHLQSVLRAAAEHEGSAFVEIYQNCNIFNDGAFEQLKDPQTRDDYLIRLEHGEPIVFGATGHPNSQVGGRDGQFCVVHPPGGFGLEVRETASVRPEEIVVHDATVSEPAYAFALSRLPGFDLRNTPIGVFRSVDRPSYDSAIQAQLDAAKAKSTGTPEEQLAGLLNSGDTWTIL, encoded by the coding sequence ATGCCTGAGCCCGTCGCCGTCAAGCTCACCGCGAAGGACTTCAAGTCCGACCAGGAGGTGCGCTGGTGCCCCGGTTGTGGCGACTACGCCATCCTCGCGGCGGTGCAGTCCTTCATGCCGGAGCTGCAGATCCCCCGGGAGCGGATCGTCTTCGTCTCCGGCATCGGCTGCTCGTCGCGGTTCCCGTACTACATGAACACCTACGGGCTGCACTCGATCCACGGCCGCGCCCCGGCGATCGCCACCGGCCTGTCGGTCTCCCGGCCGGACCTGTCGGTCTGGGTGGTCACCGGTGACGGCGACGCGCTCTCGATCGGCGGCAACCACCTGATCCACGCGCTGCGCCGCAACGTCAACTTCAAGATCCTGCTCTTCAACAACCGGATCTACGGTCTGACCAAGGGGCAGTACTCCCCCACCTCCGAGGTCGGCAAGATCACCAAGTCGACTCCGGTCGGCTCGGCGGACGCTCCGTTCAACCCGCTCTCGCTGGCGCTGGGCGCCGAGGCGACCTTCGTCGCCCGGACCATCGACTCCGACCGCAAGCACCTGCAGTCGGTGCTGCGGGCCGCCGCCGAGCACGAGGGCTCCGCGTTCGTGGAGATCTACCAGAACTGCAACATCTTCAACGACGGCGCGTTCGAGCAGCTCAAGGACCCGCAGACCCGCGACGACTACCTGATCCGGTTGGAGCACGGGGAGCCGATCGTCTTCGGCGCGACCGGCCACCCGAACAGCCAGGTCGGCGGCCGGGACGGGCAGTTCTGCGTGGTCCACCCGCCGGGCGGCTTCGGCCTGGAGGTCCGGGAGACCGCGTCGGTGCGGCCCGAGGAGATCGTCGTGCACGACGCGACGGTCAGCGAGCCCGCGTACGCCTTCGCGCTGTCCCGGCTGCCCGGCTTCGACCTGCGCAACACCCCGATCGGGGTGTTCCGGTCAGTCGACCGGCCGTCCTACGACAGCGCCATCCAGGCGCAGCTCGACGCCGCCAAGGCCAAGTCCACCGGTACGCCGGAGGAGCAGCTCGCCGGCCTGCTCAACTCCGGCGACACCTGGACGATCCTGTAG
- a CDS encoding sulfatase, with the protein MSLLTHLRRLPTQARRTPPGGAAVAGAAAPDGAAGGDGGAVDAVPGGAGGRPRRRRPVGSTVLDVLAGLLVLLVFVTPNRIDSLTPWAFLRIPVDGLLLVALLLILSARPRRVASAVIGVGLGVLGIVKIVDMGFYTVLDRPFDPVLDWILFGAGAEFLTGSIGRTGTVGVAVAALLLAVAVLVLVTLSVLRLTGLLVRHERTTARTVAVFAVVSVVTAVFGVPVLPEAPVGVLAVDRAYGVYDGLRDRERFAAEVKIDAFRDTPGDELLTALRGKDVIIAFVESYGRDAVSDPEYAPQVGAVLADGDRRLAEAGFTGRSGFLTSPTAGGNSWLAHATLMSGLWINNQQRYDNLVVSDRLTLNSAFRRADWRTVGVMPGITRAWPEGDFYGYHQVYDSRNLGYRGPRFNFSSMPDQYTLAGFRQAEYTGPGKPPLMAEIALLSSHTPWAPLPELIDWADVGDGSAFEGMPETGRSVEEVWSDTAQVRTEYRRAVEYTLRTLISYVETYGDDDLVLVFLGDHQPAPLITGPRASRDVPISIVARDPAVLARTAGWGWQDGLMPGPQAPVWRMDTFRDRFLTTFS; encoded by the coding sequence GTGTCTCTGCTCACCCACCTGCGTCGGTTGCCGACCCAGGCCCGGCGCACCCCGCCCGGCGGCGCCGCCGTCGCGGGTGCGGCCGCCCCGGACGGGGCGGCCGGGGGCGATGGCGGCGCGGTAGACGCCGTCCCGGGCGGTGCCGGCGGTCGGCCGCGGCGGCGTCGACCGGTCGGGTCGACCGTGCTCGACGTGCTGGCCGGGCTGCTGGTCCTGCTCGTGTTCGTCACACCGAACCGGATCGACAGTCTGACCCCGTGGGCGTTCCTGCGGATTCCGGTGGACGGGCTGCTGCTCGTCGCCCTGCTGCTGATCCTGTCGGCGCGGCCGCGCCGGGTCGCGTCCGCCGTCATCGGTGTCGGCCTCGGCGTGCTCGGCATCGTGAAGATCGTCGACATGGGCTTCTACACGGTGCTCGACCGGCCGTTCGACCCGGTGCTGGACTGGATCCTCTTCGGCGCCGGTGCGGAGTTCCTCACCGGTTCGATCGGCCGGACCGGCACCGTCGGCGTGGCCGTCGCCGCCCTGCTGCTCGCCGTCGCGGTACTCGTTCTCGTGACGCTGTCGGTGCTGCGGCTGACCGGACTGCTGGTCCGGCACGAGCGGACGACCGCCCGCACCGTGGCGGTGTTCGCGGTGGTGAGCGTCGTGACCGCGGTGTTCGGCGTACCGGTCCTGCCGGAGGCTCCGGTCGGTGTGCTCGCCGTCGACCGGGCGTACGGGGTGTACGACGGGCTGCGGGACCGGGAGCGGTTCGCCGCGGAGGTGAAGATCGACGCCTTCCGGGACACCCCGGGCGACGAGTTGCTGACCGCCCTGCGCGGCAAGGACGTCATCATCGCCTTCGTGGAGAGCTACGGGCGGGACGCGGTGAGCGACCCGGAGTACGCCCCCCAGGTCGGCGCGGTGCTGGCGGACGGCGACCGCCGGCTGGCCGAGGCCGGATTCACCGGCCGCAGCGGCTTCCTCACCTCGCCGACCGCCGGCGGCAACAGTTGGCTCGCCCACGCCACGCTGATGTCCGGACTGTGGATCAACAACCAGCAGCGGTACGACAACCTGGTGGTAAGCGACCGGCTCACCCTCAACAGCGCCTTCCGGCGCGCCGACTGGCGGACCGTCGGCGTCATGCCGGGCATCACCCGGGCCTGGCCGGAGGGGGACTTCTACGGCTACCACCAGGTGTACGACTCCCGCAACCTCGGTTACCGCGGCCCCCGGTTCAACTTCTCGTCCATGCCCGACCAGTACACCCTCGCTGGTTTCCGGCAGGCCGAGTACACCGGGCCGGGAAAACCCCCGCTGATGGCGGAGATCGCGCTGCTCTCCAGCCACACGCCGTGGGCGCCGCTGCCCGAACTGATCGACTGGGCCGACGTCGGCGACGGCTCGGCGTTCGAGGGCATGCCGGAGACCGGCCGGTCGGTCGAGGAGGTCTGGTCGGACACCGCACAGGTACGCACCGAGTACCGCCGGGCCGTCGAGTACACCCTGCGCACCCTGATCTCGTACGTCGAGACCTACGGCGACGACGACCTGGTCCTGGTCTTCCTCGGCGACCACCAGCCGGCCCCGCTCATCACCGGCCCGCGGGCCAGTCGGGACGTGCCGATCAGCATCGTCGCGCGCGACCCGGCGGTGCTGGCGCGGACCGCCGGGTGGGGCTGGCAGGACGGCCTGATGCCGGGTCCGCAGGCACCGGTCTGGCGGATGGACACCTTCCGGGACCGGTTCCTGACCACGTTCTCCTGA
- a CDS encoding potassium channel family protein, which produces MIHFPAVHRGPARALSLRLAAALGLIFFIVAVVYLDREGYRDNNGDGLTLLDCFYYTVVSLSTTGYGDIAPVSENARLVNVLVITPARVLFLIILVGTTLEVLTEQYRTNLRLTRWRKTVKDHVIICGYGTKGRSAVSALLETGFDKSRILVVERSAAGVRQATSAGLVAVEGSATRSSVLNEAHVRNAKAVIIATDSDEVSVLVTLTVRQLTAGKVRIIAAAREAENAPLLKQSGAHHVIVSSATAGRLLGVSTSAPPLIDVVEDLLTPGQGMALAMRSAERHEVGLSPRKLETLVIALVRRGKVVSLSEPSAVRIETGDMLVYVRDDRSPTPASA; this is translated from the coding sequence GTGATTCATTTTCCCGCCGTACACCGGGGTCCGGCCCGGGCCCTGAGCCTGCGCCTCGCCGCCGCGCTGGGCCTGATCTTCTTCATCGTCGCGGTGGTCTACCTCGACCGGGAGGGCTACCGGGACAACAACGGTGACGGGCTCACCCTGCTGGACTGCTTCTACTACACGGTGGTCTCCCTCTCCACCACCGGCTACGGCGACATCGCGCCGGTGTCGGAGAACGCCCGGTTGGTGAACGTCCTGGTGATCACCCCGGCCCGGGTGCTGTTCCTGATCATCCTGGTCGGCACCACCCTCGAAGTCCTGACCGAGCAGTACCGGACCAACCTCCGCTTGACGCGGTGGAGGAAAACTGTGAAGGACCACGTCATCATCTGCGGCTACGGCACCAAGGGCCGCAGCGCCGTCTCCGCCCTGCTGGAGACCGGCTTCGACAAGTCCCGGATCCTCGTCGTCGAGCGGTCGGCGGCCGGGGTCCGGCAGGCGACCTCGGCCGGCCTCGTCGCGGTGGAGGGCTCGGCCACCCGCTCCTCGGTGCTCAACGAGGCCCACGTCCGCAACGCCAAGGCGGTGATCATCGCCACCGACAGCGACGAGGTCTCGGTCCTGGTCACCCTCACCGTCCGGCAGCTCACCGCCGGCAAGGTACGGATCATCGCCGCCGCCCGGGAGGCGGAGAACGCGCCGCTGCTCAAGCAGAGCGGCGCCCATCACGTCATCGTCTCGTCGGCCACCGCGGGCCGGCTGCTCGGGGTGTCGACGTCCGCGCCGCCGCTCATCGACGTGGTCGAGGATCTGCTCACTCCCGGACAGGGGATGGCGCTGGCGATGCGGTCGGCCGAGCGGCACGAGGTGGGGCTCTCGCCGCGCAAGCTGGAGACGCTGGTGATCGCCCTGGTCCGGCGCGGCAAGGTGGTCTCGCTGTCGGAGCCGTCGGCGGTCCGGATCGAGACCGGCGACATGCTGGTCTACGTCCGCGACGATCGGTCCCCGACCCCGGCCTCCGCCTGA
- a CDS encoding family 10 glycosylhydrolase yields the protein MRTHRLGSAFLMVVLLLVAVPFALPVASVACPAADPAVPKRQFRAMWIASVVNIDWPSRSSLTAPDRIAVQQAEYRGWLDLARRRNHNAVIVQVRPTADAFWASSYEPWSEYLTGVRGQHPGWDPLGYLVDAAHERGLEFHAWFNPYRASMPDGAGPNLNLLAPGHPLRANPDWAVVYPVNAAGSRLYYNPGVPAARQFVQNAIMDAVTRYDIDGVHFDDYFYPYPAAGQDFPDQEAFARYGAGFGSRADWRRHNVDLLIQELGARIKAAKPWVKFGVSPFGIWRNRSADPLGSATSGLQSWDANFADTRSWVRNQWIDYVVPQVYWHIGFATADYAVLVPWWAQVVAGTRVQLYIGQADYKIGDPAQPAQWQDPEEMSRHLALNRSHPAVAGNVHFSAVQVRANRLGAVDRYAAAHYSRPALVPAMPHLPRLPMLMPTRLGATRQADGIRLSWRRPAPPSAVATGYAVYRVDGAHPPGGCLLVDARYLVGTVAGTGDGGSFLDSSAVPGRRYTYLVTGLDRLANEGPPSLPRPVR from the coding sequence ATGAGGACTCATCGACTCGGCTCCGCCTTCCTGATGGTCGTACTCCTGCTGGTCGCTGTCCCGTTCGCGCTGCCGGTGGCCTCCGTCGCCTGTCCAGCCGCCGACCCGGCCGTGCCGAAACGCCAGTTTCGCGCGATGTGGATCGCCTCGGTGGTCAACATCGACTGGCCGAGCCGCTCCTCCCTGACCGCGCCGGATCGGATCGCCGTCCAGCAGGCCGAGTACCGGGGCTGGCTGGACCTGGCCCGGCGGCGCAACCACAACGCGGTGATCGTGCAGGTCCGACCGACCGCGGACGCCTTCTGGGCGTCGTCCTACGAGCCCTGGTCGGAGTACCTCACCGGGGTCCGGGGGCAGCACCCGGGCTGGGATCCGCTCGGCTACCTGGTCGACGCCGCGCACGAACGCGGCCTGGAGTTCCACGCCTGGTTCAACCCGTACCGGGCCTCGATGCCGGACGGCGCCGGGCCGAACCTGAACCTGCTGGCCCCCGGGCATCCGCTGCGGGCCAACCCGGACTGGGCGGTGGTCTACCCGGTCAACGCCGCCGGATCGCGGCTCTACTACAACCCGGGAGTGCCGGCGGCCCGGCAGTTCGTGCAGAACGCGATCATGGACGCGGTCACCCGCTACGACATCGACGGCGTGCACTTCGACGACTACTTCTACCCCTACCCGGCGGCCGGCCAGGACTTCCCCGACCAGGAAGCGTTCGCGCGGTACGGCGCCGGTTTCGGCAGCCGGGCCGACTGGCGGCGGCACAACGTCGACCTGCTCATCCAGGAGCTGGGTGCCCGGATCAAGGCCGCCAAGCCGTGGGTGAAGTTCGGGGTCAGTCCGTTCGGCATCTGGCGCAACCGGTCCGCCGACCCGCTCGGCTCGGCCACCAGCGGCCTGCAGTCGTGGGACGCGAACTTCGCCGACACCCGGTCCTGGGTACGCAACCAGTGGATCGACTACGTCGTGCCGCAGGTGTACTGGCACATCGGCTTCGCGACCGCCGACTACGCCGTCCTGGTGCCCTGGTGGGCGCAGGTGGTGGCCGGCACCCGGGTGCAGCTCTACATCGGGCAGGCCGACTACAAGATCGGTGACCCCGCCCAGCCGGCGCAGTGGCAGGACCCGGAGGAGATGTCCCGCCACCTGGCCCTGAACCGGTCCCATCCCGCCGTCGCCGGCAACGTGCACTTCAGCGCCGTGCAGGTGCGCGCCAACCGGCTCGGGGCGGTGGACCGGTACGCCGCGGCGCACTATTCGCGGCCGGCCCTGGTGCCCGCGATGCCGCACCTGCCGCGCCTGCCGATGCTGATGCCGACCCGGCTCGGTGCCACCCGGCAGGCCGACGGCATCCGGTTGAGCTGGCGCCGGCCGGCGCCGCCGTCAGCCGTCGCGACCGGGTACGCGGTGTACCGGGTCGACGGCGCCCACCCGCCGGGCGGCTGCCTGCTCGTCGACGCCCGGTATCTGGTCGGCACCGTCGCCGGGACGGGCGACGGTGGCTCGTTCCTGGACTCCTCGGCGGTGCCGGGCCGCCGCTACACCTACCTGGTGACCGGCCTGGACCGGCTGGCCAACGAGGGTCCGCCGAGCCTGCCCCGACCGGTCCG